One Amycolatopsis sp. NBC_00355 genomic window carries:
- a CDS encoding cytidylate kinase family protein, whose translation MTRKNRILISGWTAAGKTTHARLVAAELGWTYIGMSHVMKEFTAIKDLRDWTPQQDQLRRSDRSIDLKADDHLLEVVSSSSSIIVDAWLQPWLYRSSSAIRVWLDSSSSARAKKCTVSYLRDQNLMPERQAANIVHDKDVFAREQFARLYGIRFGYDPALFDLRIDNSTYIADTSISASDAGIREFQPVLMRRLEFLLESARGGEE comes from the coding sequence TTGACTCGCAAGAATCGGATCCTGATCTCCGGTTGGACGGCAGCCGGAAAAACGACTCACGCCCGCCTGGTGGCCGCCGAGCTCGGGTGGACCTATATCGGCATGTCTCACGTCATGAAGGAGTTCACCGCGATAAAAGACCTTCGCGACTGGACACCACAGCAGGACCAGCTTCGACGAAGCGATAGAAGCATCGACCTCAAGGCGGACGACCACCTGCTCGAGGTGGTTTCGAGCAGTTCCTCCATAATCGTGGACGCCTGGCTGCAACCGTGGTTGTACCGATCATCTTCGGCGATCCGGGTCTGGCTCGATTCCAGCAGTTCAGCTCGCGCGAAAAAATGTACCGTATCGTACCTGCGCGATCAGAACCTCATGCCTGAACGACAGGCAGCAAACATAGTGCATGACAAGGACGTCTTCGCACGAGAACAGTTCGCCAGGCTCTACGGCATCCGGTTCGGTTACGACCCTGCACTGTTCGACCTGCGCATCGACAATTCGACCTACATCGCGGATACCTCCATTTCGGCGTCCGACGCCGGGATCAGGGAGTTCCAGCCCGTACTCATGCGACGCCTTGAGTTCCTGCTCGAATCCGCCCGGGGCGGTGAAGAATGA
- a CDS encoding NUDIX hydrolase, which translates to MRVRFAQKAVILRERELLLVRKSDSDPHNPNLWELPGGGLQAAETLDDALRREVWEEVGLKVTPGRLVHMWEWDMPIGGETTKVVAVARLCDIEFGTVSRENNDAEDFISDVRWIPLSTASDLPLIADQEYTIKEVANSFT; encoded by the coding sequence ATGAGAGTACGATTCGCCCAAAAAGCAGTAATTCTCAGAGAACGCGAACTGCTCCTGGTGCGAAAGAGCGATTCGGACCCGCACAACCCGAATCTGTGGGAACTACCCGGCGGCGGCCTGCAAGCCGCCGAGACACTGGACGACGCACTGCGCCGCGAGGTCTGGGAGGAGGTCGGACTCAAGGTCACCCCCGGTCGCCTCGTGCACATGTGGGAATGGGACATGCCCATCGGCGGCGAAACGACCAAGGTCGTTGCCGTGGCACGGTTGTGCGATATCGAGTTCGGCACGGTGAGCCGCGAGAACAACGACGCCGAGGATTTCATCTCCGATGTTCGCTGGATTCCCCTTTCCACCGCATCGGACCTACCCTTGATCGCAGATCAGGAATACACGATCAAAGAGGTCGCGAACTCGTTCACATAA
- a CDS encoding Tex family protein, translating to MSVSVEQRIAEELGVREGQVKATVELLDGGSTVPFIARYRKEVTGMLDDAQLRTLEERLRYLRELDERRLAVLDSIRSQGKLDEALEASILAADTKSRLEDIYLPFKPKRRTKAMIAREAGLEPLADGLLNDPTTDPHAAAAVFVDADKGVADAQAALDGARSILVERFAEDADLIGDLREKMWGQGHLVAKVRSGKEEDGAKFSDYFDFSEPYTKLPSHRILAMLRGEKEEVLDLTMLPAEPTDEPQVGPTDYETRIAAKFGVTNEGRPGDKWLNDTVRWAWRTKILLHLGIDLRMRLRQAAEDDAVRVFASNLRDLLLAAPAGTRATMGLDPGFRTGVKVAVVDATGKVVDTHVIYPHQPANKWDQSIAELAALCARHKVDLVSIGNGTASRETDKLTQELIKKHPELNLTKAIVSEAGASVYSASAFASAELPNMDVSLRGAVSIARRLQDPLAELVKIDPKSIGVGQYQHDLSEVSLSRSLDAVVEDCVNAVGVDVNTASAPLLTRVSGITTGLAENIVSHRDSNGPFRSRTALKEVARLGPKAFEQCAGFLRIPDGDDPLDSSSVHPEAYPVVRRILSATGTDLRALIGNTRTLTSLRPAEFVDETFGLPTVTDILAELDKPGRDPRPAFKTATFAEGVDKIGDLKPGMRLEGVVTNVAAFGAFIDVGVHQDGLAHVSALSKNFVKDPREVVKPGDIVKVKVLEVDVPRKRISLTLRLDDEPGAPSGNRGGGGRDRGQQGGGGGGGQRRGGSGGGQRGGSGGGGGGGRGGSSGGSGGSGSMAEALRRAGFGK from the coding sequence GTGAGCGTGTCGGTCGAGCAGAGGATCGCCGAAGAACTGGGCGTGCGCGAAGGACAGGTCAAGGCCACCGTCGAGCTGCTCGACGGCGGTTCGACCGTCCCGTTCATCGCGCGGTACCGCAAGGAAGTCACCGGCATGCTCGACGACGCGCAGCTGCGCACGCTCGAAGAGCGCCTGCGCTACCTGCGGGAACTCGACGAGCGCCGGCTCGCCGTGCTCGATTCGATCCGCAGCCAGGGCAAGCTGGACGAGGCCCTCGAGGCGTCGATCCTGGCCGCGGACACGAAGTCGCGGCTCGAGGACATCTACCTCCCGTTCAAGCCGAAGCGCCGCACGAAGGCGATGATCGCGCGCGAGGCGGGCCTCGAGCCGCTGGCCGACGGCCTGCTGAACGACCCGACCACGGACCCGCACGCCGCGGCCGCGGTGTTCGTCGACGCGGACAAGGGCGTCGCGGACGCGCAGGCCGCCCTCGACGGCGCCCGCTCGATCCTCGTCGAGCGCTTCGCCGAGGACGCCGACCTCATCGGCGACCTGCGCGAGAAGATGTGGGGCCAGGGCCACCTGGTCGCCAAGGTCCGCAGCGGCAAGGAGGAGGACGGCGCCAAGTTCTCCGACTACTTCGACTTCTCCGAGCCCTACACCAAGCTCCCCTCGCACCGGATCCTCGCGATGCTGCGCGGCGAGAAGGAAGAGGTCCTCGACCTCACGATGCTGCCGGCCGAGCCGACCGACGAGCCGCAGGTCGGGCCGACCGACTACGAGACGCGCATCGCCGCGAAGTTCGGCGTCACCAACGAGGGCCGCCCGGGCGACAAGTGGCTCAACGACACCGTGCGCTGGGCGTGGCGCACCAAGATCCTGCTGCACCTGGGCATCGACCTGCGGATGCGGCTGCGCCAGGCGGCCGAGGACGACGCCGTGCGCGTGTTCGCCTCCAACCTGCGCGACCTGCTGCTCGCCGCCCCGGCGGGCACCCGCGCCACGATGGGCCTCGACCCGGGCTTCCGCACCGGCGTCAAGGTGGCCGTCGTGGACGCGACCGGCAAGGTCGTCGACACTCACGTCATCTACCCGCACCAGCCGGCCAACAAGTGGGACCAGTCGATCGCCGAGCTGGCCGCGCTGTGCGCCCGGCACAAGGTCGACCTCGTCTCGATCGGCAACGGCACGGCGTCGCGCGAGACGGACAAGCTCACCCAGGAGCTCATCAAGAAGCACCCGGAGCTGAACCTGACCAAGGCGATCGTGTCCGAGGCGGGCGCGTCGGTGTACTCGGCGTCGGCGTTCGCCTCGGCGGAGCTGCCGAACATGGACGTCTCGCTGCGCGGCGCCGTCTCGATCGCGCGCCGGCTGCAGGACCCGCTGGCCGAGCTGGTGAAGATCGACCCGAAGTCGATCGGTGTCGGCCAGTACCAGCACGACCTGTCCGAGGTCTCGCTGTCCCGCTCGCTCGACGCGGTGGTCGAGGACTGCGTGAACGCGGTCGGCGTCGACGTCAACACGGCTTCGGCACCGCTGCTGACCCGCGTCTCGGGCATCACGACCGGGCTGGCGGAGAACATCGTCTCCCACCGCGACTCGAACGGCCCGTTCCGCTCGCGGACCGCGCTGAAGGAGGTCGCGCGCCTCGGTCCCAAGGCGTTCGAGCAGTGCGCCGGCTTCCTGCGCATCCCGGACGGCGACGACCCGCTCGACTCGTCGTCGGTGCACCCGGAGGCGTACCCGGTGGTGCGGCGGATCCTGTCGGCGACCGGCACCGACCTGCGCGCGCTGATCGGCAACACGCGGACGCTGACTTCGCTGCGCCCGGCCGAATTCGTGGACGAGACGTTCGGTCTCCCGACGGTGACGGACATCCTGGCCGAGCTGGACAAGCCGGGCCGCGACCCGCGCCCGGCGTTCAAGACCGCGACGTTCGCCGAGGGCGTCGACAAGATCGGCGACCTGAAGCCGGGCATGCGCCTGGAAGGTGTGGTCACGAATGTGGCCGCGTTCGGCGCGTTCATCGACGTGGGTGTGCACCAGGACGGCCTGGCGCACGTTTCGGCGCTGTCGAAGAACTTCGTGAAGGACCCGCGCGAGGTCGTGAAGCCCGGGGACATCGTGAAGGTGAAGGTGCTCGAGGTCGACGTGCCCCGGAAGCGGATCTCGCTGACGCTGCGGCTGGACGACGAGCCGGGTGCGCCGTCCGGCAACCGCGGCGGCGGCGGTCGTGACCGGGGTCAGCAGGGCGGCGGCGGTGGCGGTGGCCAGCGCCGGGGCGGTTCCGGCGGCGGTCAGCGCGGCGGCTCGGGGGGCGGCGGCGGTGGCGGCCGGGGCGGCAGCTCGGGCGGCTCCGGCGGCAGCGGCTCGATGGCGGAAGCACTCCGCCGGGCCGGCTTCGGCAAGTAG
- a CDS encoding chitinase codes for MVPQARLALLSLLSAVALCLGVTFVLAGSASAANILANPGFESGTSGWTCTAVPTAVSTPVHSGSRALSATPTSSDNAQCSQTLTVSANTAYKLSAWVQGSYVYLGVSGSATTSTWTPGTSGYSQLSLSFTTGASTSLTVYLHGWYGQPTYFADDVNLDGPGTPPPTTPTTPTTPTTPTTPPTTTTPPTTTTPPPTQGDLPKHVLTGYWQNFYNGAKALKLADVPTKYNIIAVSFADATGTPGAVSFTLDSGLSSQLGGYTDAQFKADIRTVQARGQKVIISVGGQNGTISVGDSNSANNFANSIKSLITNYGFDGVDIDLENGVNATYMGQALRSIYNGGGKVITMAPQTIDMQSTGGGYFQLALNIKDILTIVNMQYYNSGTMLGCNGSVYAQGTVDFLTALACIQLQGGLRADQVGLGLPASSQAAGGGYQAPANTVAALNCLAKGTSCGSFKPSATYPTIRGAMTWSINWDATAGYAFSNTVSAGLAGLP; via the coding sequence GTGGTCCCCCAAGCCCGTCTAGCCCTGTTGTCGTTACTTTCCGCGGTCGCGCTGTGTCTCGGCGTGACGTTCGTGCTCGCCGGCAGCGCTTCGGCGGCCAACATCCTCGCCAACCCCGGCTTCGAGTCCGGCACCTCGGGCTGGACCTGCACCGCGGTCCCGACCGCGGTGAGCACCCCGGTCCACAGCGGCAGCCGCGCCCTGAGCGCGACGCCGACGTCGTCGGACAACGCACAGTGCTCGCAGACGCTCACCGTCTCGGCCAACACCGCCTACAAGCTGTCCGCCTGGGTGCAGGGCAGCTACGTCTACCTGGGCGTTTCCGGTTCCGCGACGACCAGCACCTGGACGCCCGGCACCAGCGGCTACTCGCAGCTGTCGCTGAGCTTCACGACCGGCGCGAGCACGTCGCTGACGGTCTACCTGCACGGCTGGTACGGCCAGCCGACGTACTTCGCCGACGACGTCAACCTCGACGGCCCGGGCACCCCGCCGCCGACGACGCCGACCACGCCGACGACCCCCACCACCCCGACGACGCCGCCCACCACGACCACTCCGCCGACGACGACCACGCCGCCGCCGACCCAGGGTGACCTGCCCAAGCACGTCCTCACCGGCTACTGGCAGAACTTCTACAACGGCGCGAAAGCGCTGAAGCTGGCCGACGTCCCGACGAAGTACAACATCATCGCGGTGTCCTTCGCCGACGCCACCGGCACGCCGGGCGCGGTGAGCTTCACGCTCGACTCGGGCCTGTCGTCGCAGCTCGGCGGCTACACCGATGCGCAGTTCAAGGCCGACATCCGTACGGTGCAGGCGCGCGGCCAGAAGGTGATCATCTCGGTCGGCGGCCAGAACGGCACGATCAGCGTCGGCGACTCGAACTCGGCGAACAACTTCGCGAACTCGATCAAGTCGCTGATCACGAACTACGGCTTCGACGGCGTCGACATCGACCTGGAGAACGGCGTCAACGCCACCTACATGGGCCAGGCGCTGCGCAGCATCTACAACGGCGGCGGCAAGGTCATCACGATGGCGCCGCAGACGATCGACATGCAGTCCACCGGCGGCGGCTACTTCCAGCTCGCGCTGAACATCAAGGACATCCTGACGATCGTCAACATGCAGTACTACAACTCGGGCACCATGCTCGGCTGCAACGGCAGCGTCTACGCCCAGGGCACGGTCGACTTCCTGACCGCGCTGGCCTGCATCCAGCTGCAGGGCGGCCTGCGCGCCGACCAGGTCGGGCTCGGGTTGCCGGCGTCGTCGCAGGCGGCGGGCGGTGGCTACCAGGCCCCGGCCAACACCGTGGCGGCGCTGAACTGCCTGGCCAAGGGCACGTCGTGCGGCTCGTTCAAGCCGTCCGCGACCTACCCGACGATCCGCGGCGCGATGACGTGGTCGATCAACTGGGACGCGACCGCCGGGTACGCGTTCTCGAACACCGTGTCCGCTGGGCTCGCCGGCCTGCCGTGA
- a CDS encoding flavin-containing monooxygenase has protein sequence MTSSAKGPSVLIVGTGFGGIGTAIELKRAGLTDFTILESAAEPGGVWRDNTYPGAACDIPSPLYSYSFEPNPRWPKRFSHQPDILAYLRGVIAKYGLEPHIRYGAEVTEAVFDDGVWRVATKSGETYEANVFVPAVGQLSRPVLPTIPGRDRFAGAAFHSARWDHDVDLRGKRVAVIGTGASAVQFVPEVRKQAERVTVFQRTPPYVLAKSDPAYRGWQHWLFEHLPPTQLLGRLRIFLLAEYATYAMTRHPVLAKMFELRTAQLRRRHIKDPALRAKLTPEYPLGCKRILFTNDYLPALAQPNVDVETARISEITEKGVRTEDGVEHEVDVIVYGTGFAATDFLAPVKVRGPGGRSLQDAWSGGARAYLGITVPGFPNLFCVYGPNTNLGAGSIIYMLERQARYIRQAVERLSRPGVSALDVLPEVEQRYDDEVQARLGHSVWSACTSWYRQADGRVTTNWPGLVTEYDRRTKRFDVADYRVVG, from the coding sequence ATGACGAGTTCGGCGAAGGGGCCGTCGGTGCTGATCGTGGGCACCGGGTTCGGCGGCATCGGCACGGCGATCGAGCTCAAGCGCGCCGGTCTCACGGACTTCACGATCCTGGAGAGCGCGGCCGAGCCCGGGGGCGTCTGGCGGGACAACACCTACCCGGGTGCCGCCTGCGACATCCCCTCGCCGCTGTACTCCTACTCCTTCGAGCCGAACCCGCGCTGGCCGAAGCGGTTCTCACACCAGCCGGACATCCTGGCCTACCTGCGCGGCGTCATCGCGAAGTACGGCCTCGAGCCGCACATCCGGTACGGCGCCGAGGTCACCGAGGCCGTGTTCGACGACGGCGTCTGGCGCGTCGCGACCAAGAGCGGCGAGACCTACGAGGCGAACGTCTTCGTCCCGGCCGTCGGACAGCTGTCGCGGCCGGTCCTGCCCACCATCCCCGGGCGGGACCGGTTCGCGGGAGCCGCGTTCCACTCCGCGCGCTGGGACCACGACGTCGACCTGCGCGGGAAGCGCGTCGCCGTGATCGGGACCGGGGCCAGCGCCGTGCAGTTCGTGCCCGAGGTGCGCAAGCAGGCCGAACGGGTGACCGTCTTCCAGCGGACACCGCCGTACGTCCTGGCGAAGTCGGACCCGGCCTACCGCGGCTGGCAGCACTGGCTGTTCGAGCACCTGCCGCCGACACAGCTGCTCGGCCGGCTGCGGATCTTCCTGCTCGCCGAGTACGCGACGTACGCGATGACGCGCCACCCTGTGCTGGCGAAGATGTTCGAGCTCCGGACCGCGCAGCTGCGTCGCCGGCACATCAAGGACCCGGCGCTGCGCGCGAAGCTGACACCGGAATATCCCTTGGGCTGCAAGCGGATCCTCTTCACCAACGACTACCTGCCCGCGCTGGCTCAGCCGAACGTCGACGTCGAGACGGCGCGGATCAGCGAGATCACCGAAAAGGGCGTCCGGACCGAAGACGGCGTCGAGCACGAGGTGGACGTCATCGTCTACGGCACCGGGTTCGCCGCGACCGACTTCCTCGCACCGGTCAAGGTGCGCGGGCCGGGCGGGCGGTCGCTGCAGGACGCGTGGTCCGGCGGCGCGCGGGCGTACCTCGGGATCACCGTGCCCGGTTTCCCCAACCTGTTCTGCGTCTACGGGCCGAACACCAACCTCGGCGCCGGGTCCATCATCTACATGCTCGAACGCCAGGCTCGGTATATCCGTCAGGCCGTAGAACGGTTATCCCGTCCTGGCGTGTCCGCGCTGGACGTCCTGCCGGAGGTCGAGCAGCGGTACGACGACGAAGTGCAGGCGCGGCTGGGCCACAGCGTGTGGAGCGCGTGCACGAGCTGGTACCGCCAGGCCGACGGCCGGGTGACGACCAACTGGCCGGGCCTGGTCACCGAGTACGACCGCCGGACCAAGCGGTTCGACGTGGCCGACTACCGGGTGGTGGGCTGA
- a CDS encoding BTAD domain-containing putative transcriptional regulator, with amino-acid sequence MRFGVLGTLEAESGGAVLDVGHTRQRYVLAALLADPNRPVTPDQLVTRVWSGNPPHRATATLRSYLSRLRAAGCAIERTPHGYVLRVDPASVDLHRFRDKVTRARAASDDVAAAALFDEALALWRGEPFAGLDSPWLTGVREGLEAERHAARLDRHDVSLRLGRHAALLATLPRLAAEHPFDERLAAQLILAYYRSGRQADALAHFEGIRRRLAEYLGADPGPGLRGLHRRILAGDPGLEPPPAAREVVRTGSLMELAAIRAVATLLIVAREGDFESAAWRVRSTADALEKEIGELEAEIGGPLVVADDTGVRLTELGERLRSGARAGVADLAAIFAETRVSGRRIGGKLRVGYVASLGGDLVTRLTTEFERRHPACEVSLTPTRIGARWNEHDLLAEGDLDLVLHWSPGGDTRSFDLPNLRTGPPLLSLPRGLLMREDHPLATRESVSLEDIADYRLLDPSKTLNPVARDQWAPPRTPSGRPIPRTQDDVPQLIGRTRIGVEDMLTLVARGIGLHITVLSLLERYPFPGLTVVPVTDIPPMIAVPVWRASEENEAIRAYVAVTTELTAGSGTR; translated from the coding sequence ATGCGGTTCGGTGTCCTCGGCACCCTCGAAGCCGAATCCGGCGGGGCCGTCCTCGACGTCGGGCACACCCGCCAGCGCTACGTCCTCGCGGCGCTGCTGGCCGACCCGAACCGGCCGGTGACGCCGGACCAGCTCGTCACCCGCGTCTGGAGCGGCAACCCGCCGCACCGCGCGACGGCGACCCTCCGGAGCTACCTTTCGCGGCTGCGTGCCGCCGGGTGCGCGATCGAGCGGACCCCGCACGGCTACGTGCTGCGCGTCGACCCGGCGTCGGTCGACCTGCACCGGTTCCGCGACAAGGTGACGCGGGCGCGGGCGGCGTCGGACGACGTCGCCGCGGCCGCGCTGTTCGACGAAGCGCTCGCGCTGTGGCGCGGCGAGCCGTTCGCCGGGCTGGACTCGCCGTGGCTGACCGGCGTCCGCGAGGGCCTGGAAGCCGAGCGGCACGCGGCCCGGCTGGACCGCCACGACGTCTCGCTGCGGCTCGGGCGGCACGCGGCGCTGCTGGCGACGCTGCCGCGGCTGGCCGCCGAGCACCCGTTCGACGAGCGGCTCGCGGCGCAGCTGATCCTCGCCTACTACCGCAGCGGACGGCAGGCCGACGCGCTCGCGCACTTCGAGGGCATCCGCCGTCGCCTGGCCGAGTACCTGGGCGCCGACCCGGGGCCGGGGCTGCGCGGGCTGCACCGGCGGATCCTCGCGGGTGACCCGGGCCTGGAACCGCCGCCGGCCGCGCGCGAGGTGGTGCGGACGGGGTCGCTGATGGAACTGGCCGCGATCCGCGCCGTCGCGACGTTGCTGATCGTGGCGCGCGAAGGCGACTTCGAGTCCGCGGCCTGGCGCGTACGCAGCACGGCGGACGCGCTGGAGAAGGAGATCGGCGAGCTGGAGGCCGAGATCGGCGGCCCGCTGGTGGTGGCCGACGACACCGGCGTCCGGCTGACGGAGCTGGGGGAGCGGCTGCGTTCGGGCGCCCGCGCGGGTGTCGCGGACCTGGCGGCGATCTTCGCCGAAACCCGCGTGTCCGGCCGGCGGATCGGCGGCAAACTGCGCGTGGGTTACGTCGCGAGCCTCGGCGGCGACCTGGTGACCCGGCTGACGACGGAGTTCGAGCGCCGCCACCCGGCGTGCGAGGTGAGCCTGACCCCGACCCGCATCGGCGCCCGCTGGAACGAGCACGACCTGCTCGCCGAGGGCGACCTCGACCTGGTCCTGCACTGGTCCCCGGGCGGCGACACGCGGTCGTTCGACCTGCCGAACCTGCGCACGGGCCCGCCGCTGCTGTCCCTGCCCCGGGGTCTCCTGATGCGCGAAGACCACCCGCTGGCGACGCGGGAGTCGGTGAGCCTGGAGGACATCGCGGACTACCGCCTGCTGGACCCGAGCAAGACGCTGAACCCGGTCGCCCGCGACCAGTGGGCCCCGCCGAGGACCCCGTCGGGCCGCCCGATCCCCCGCACCCAGGACGACGTCCCCCAGCTGATCGGCCGCACCCGCATCGGCGTCGAAGACATGCTCACCCTGGTGGCGCGCGGAATCGGCCTGCACATCACGGTGCTGTCGCTGCTGGAGCGCTACCCGTTCCCGGGCCTGACGGTGGTCCCGGTGACGGACATCCCGCCGATGATCGCGGTCCCGGTGTGGCGGGCTTCGGAGGAGAACGAAGCGATCCGCGCGTACGTCGCGGTGACGACCGAGCTGACGGCCGGAAGTGGGACCCGATGA
- a CDS encoding GMC family oxidoreductase produces MDYDVLVIGSGFGGSVTALRLTEKGYRVGVLETGRRFADDEFAKTSWRLRKYLWAPKLGCFGIQRLTLLKNTFVMSGSGVGGGSLVYANTLYEPPDKFYADPQWAHITDWKDELAPYYDQAKRMLGVVENPATTAADRVLRDVAEDMGIGHTYRRTPVGVYFGQSGVDPFFGGAGPLRQKCTLCGECMTGCRVGAKNTTVKNYLYLAEKAGTVVHPLTTAVSVRPIEGGYAVDTVRTGRWSRRTFTASQVVFSAASLGTQRLLHRLRDTGTLPELSPRLGLLARTNSEAVLAARSLRDDTDYTRGVAITSSIHPDAVTHVEPVRYGRGSNFMGLMTTVLVDAQTGKRRWVLGARELWRQRRNVVKLHNPRRWSERMIGLLVMQTLDNSVTTYTKRGLFGRRMTTKQGAGDPSPSWIPAGHEVTRRVAEKIGGLPQGAWTDLANIPITGHFIGGCAIGDSPATGVVDPYQRLYGYPGLHVVDGSAISANLGVNPSLTITAQAERAMAFWPNAGEADPRPSLGAAYRRVAAVAPRKPAVPAEAPGALRLPVVPK; encoded by the coding sequence ATGGACTACGACGTCCTGGTGATCGGCTCGGGCTTCGGCGGCAGCGTCACGGCGTTGCGGCTGACCGAGAAGGGCTACCGCGTCGGTGTGCTGGAGACCGGCCGCCGGTTCGCCGACGACGAGTTCGCGAAGACGTCGTGGCGGCTGCGGAAGTACCTGTGGGCACCGAAACTCGGCTGCTTCGGCATCCAGCGGCTGACACTGCTGAAGAACACCTTCGTGATGAGCGGCTCGGGGGTTGGCGGTGGGTCGCTGGTGTACGCGAACACGCTGTACGAGCCCCCGGACAAGTTCTACGCCGATCCGCAGTGGGCGCACATCACGGACTGGAAGGACGAGCTCGCGCCGTACTACGACCAGGCGAAGCGGATGCTCGGCGTGGTCGAGAACCCGGCGACGACGGCCGCCGACCGGGTACTGCGGGACGTCGCCGAGGACATGGGCATCGGGCACACGTACCGCCGCACGCCGGTCGGCGTCTACTTCGGACAGTCCGGAGTGGACCCGTTCTTCGGTGGCGCGGGACCTCTGCGCCAGAAGTGCACGCTGTGCGGCGAGTGCATGACCGGCTGCCGCGTCGGGGCGAAGAACACGACCGTGAAGAACTACCTTTACCTGGCCGAAAAAGCGGGCACCGTGGTGCATCCGCTGACCACAGCTGTTTCCGTCCGGCCGATCGAGGGCGGCTACGCGGTGGACACCGTCCGCACCGGGCGGTGGTCTCGCCGGACGTTCACCGCGTCACAGGTGGTGTTCTCCGCGGCTTCCCTGGGCACGCAACGGCTGCTGCACCGCTTGCGGGACACCGGGACTTTGCCTGAACTGTCCCCACGTCTCGGCTTGCTGGCGCGGACGAACTCCGAGGCCGTGCTGGCCGCGCGGTCGCTGCGGGACGACACGGACTACACACGCGGCGTCGCGATCACGTCGTCGATCCACCCGGATGCGGTGACGCACGTCGAGCCGGTGCGGTACGGGCGCGGCAGCAACTTCATGGGCCTGATGACAACGGTGCTGGTCGACGCCCAGACCGGCAAGCGGCGCTGGGTGCTGGGAGCGCGCGAGCTGTGGCGGCAGCGGCGGAACGTCGTCAAGCTGCACAACCCGCGGCGCTGGTCGGAGCGGATGATCGGGCTGCTGGTGATGCAGACGCTCGACAACTCCGTGACGACGTACACGAAACGCGGCCTGTTCGGCCGCCGCATGACGACCAAGCAGGGCGCGGGCGACCCGAGCCCCTCGTGGATCCCGGCGGGCCACGAGGTGACGCGCCGGGTCGCGGAGAAGATCGGCGGCCTGCCGCAGGGCGCGTGGACGGACCTGGCGAACATCCCGATCACGGGCCACTTCATCGGCGGCTGCGCGATCGGGGACTCGCCGGCCACCGGGGTGGTGGATCCGTACCAGCGGCTGTACGGGTACCCGGGCCTGCACGTGGTCGACGGTTCGGCGATCTCGGCGAACCTGGGCGTGAACCCGTCGCTGACCATCACGGCCCAGGCGGAACGGGCGATGGCCTTCTGGCCGAACGCCGGCGAGGCGGACCCCCGGCCTTCGTTGGGCGCGGCGTATCGGCGAGTGGCGGCGGTGGCACCCCGAAAGCCGGCGGTGCCCGCGGAGGCACCTGGCGCGCTAAGGCTGCCAGTCGTGCCCAAGTGA
- a CDS encoding class I SAM-dependent methyltransferase produces MTEQIRHWDDLHNGGEIGKTPDGPSSLAMEAARSLPVPSRVLELGCGSGADAAYLAAEGHDVLALDFSAVAIRRAASVHADVGVDFRVADFSRPLDLRPESFDLVYARLSMHYFPDSVTRELVGEVARVLAKEGRLVALCKSVADPLCGKGSRIEDDMYRLDGHVRHFFSAGYMRELLGSGFRPARVTEFEGVAYGRNSAFVKVFAQRR; encoded by the coding sequence ATGACCGAACAAATTCGGCATTGGGACGACCTGCACAACGGGGGCGAGATCGGAAAGACCCCGGACGGGCCGTCATCGTTGGCGATGGAAGCCGCTCGATCGCTCCCGGTGCCCTCGAGGGTGCTCGAACTCGGTTGTGGTTCAGGAGCGGATGCGGCGTATTTGGCCGCCGAAGGACACGATGTGCTGGCACTGGACTTCTCGGCGGTCGCGATCCGTCGGGCCGCCAGTGTCCACGCAGACGTCGGTGTGGATTTCCGCGTGGCCGATTTTTCCCGGCCACTGGATCTTCGTCCCGAGTCCTTCGACCTGGTCTACGCCCGGCTGTCGATGCACTACTTCCCGGACAGCGTGACCCGCGAGCTCGTCGGCGAGGTCGCGCGCGTCCTCGCCAAAGAAGGTCGGCTGGTCGCGCTGTGCAAATCCGTCGCCGACCCGCTGTGCGGGAAGGGGAGCAGGATCGAGGACGACATGTACCGGCTGGACGGCCACGTCCGCCACTTCTTCTCGGCCGGGTACATGCGCGAGCTTCTCGGCAGTGGATTTCGTCCGGCGCGCGTGACCGAATTCGAGGGGGTTGCGTACGGCCGGAATTCGGCCTTTGTCAAAGTTTTCGCACAACGCAGGTAG